The genomic segment TATGAGAATAGAAAGATACTCTCATGTTATGCATATAGTTTCAGATGTTGAAGCAATTTTAGATGAAAAATATGATATGTTTGACCTATTTATGGCAACATTTACAGCAGGAACTATGACAGGAGCTCCAAAAATAAGAGCTATGGAATTAATAGCAAATTTTGAAAAAATAAAAAGAAATTTCTACTCTGGAAGCATAGCTTACTTTGGGTTTGATGGAAATATGGATAGTGCAATAACTATTCGAACTTCACTTTTAACAAAAGATAAAATAATTTTCCAATCAGGTGCTGGAATTGTTGCAGACTCTATAAATGAAGATGAGTATTTAGAAGTTCACAATAAACTAGCAGCAAATATTGCAACCTTAAAAGATTTATCTTAAATAAAATAAAAAGAGGAAAAAATATGCTTTTAGGTGTAAATATTGACCATATAGCAACTCTAAGAGAGGCTAGAAAAATAAATGATCCAAATCCATTAGATGCTATTAGCATTTGTAAAATAAGCGGTGCAGATCAAATAACTATTCATTTAAGAGAAGATAGAAGACATATACACGATTTAGATGCAAAAGCTATAATCGAACAATCAGCACTTCCTGTAAATTTAGAGTGTTCTATTAATAGTGATATTATAGATATTGTTTGTAGTTTAAAACCATATAGAGTAACTTTAGTACCTGAAAATAGAGAAGAAGTAACAACTGAAGGTGGTCTTGATTTAGAAAATAATTTCCAAAAAATAAGCCGTACAATAGAGCAATTAAAATCAAATGATATTGAAGTTTCACTTTTTATAGACCCTACTTTAAAATCCATAGAACTTTCAAATATGTTAGGAGCTTCTTGGGTAGAGCTTCACACAGGAACTTTTGCAAATATATATGCTATGTTAAATACAAATTTAAAACATACTCAACACTCAATTAAAGAGTTAGAACTTCCAAAAGAGAGACTTAAAGAAAAACTAGAATATAGTTTAGAAAAAATAAATAACTCTTCAAGTTATGCTGTAAATTTAGGCTTAAAAGTAGCAGCTGGTCATGGATTAAATTATCAAAATGTAAAAAATATTTGTGAAATAAAAGATATTATTGAGTTAAATATCGGTCAAAGTATTATTGCAAGATCTGTTTTTACAGGACTATCTTCTGCAATAGTTGAGATGAAAAATCTTATTTCAAAATGACAACTCTTCCTAAAATTGCTATTAGTATTGGAGATTTAAATGGTATTGGTGTAGAAATTGCATTAAAATCTCACGATATTATAAAAAAAATATGCCAACCAATATATTGTATAAATCGTCAAATGCTAGAACAGGCTTCTATGCTTTTAAAAAGTGAAATTCCTGATGATTTTATGATACATGAAACTTTTGGTGATTTTGAAATAACACCTTCAAAAACTACAAAAGAAGCTGGTATTTTTTCATATCTATCTTTTATGGATGCAATCAATCTTGCAAATATAAAAAGTGTAAATGCAATTTGTACTTTACCAATAAACAAAGAGTCATGGGGAAAAGCGAAGCTAAAGTATAAAGGTCATACAGAGGTATTAAGAGATTTTTATAATAAAGATGCAATTATGATGCTCGGTTGTGAAAAAATGTATGTAGCATTATTTACAGAACATATTGCTTTAAAAAATGTTGCAAAAAGTATAAAAACAAAAAAACTTATTAATTTTTTCAAAAATTTTCAATCTTGTACAAATGCAAAAAAAGTAGCTGTTCTAGCACTAAATCCACATGCTGGAGATGGTGGAGTTTTAGGAAAAGAAGAAAAAAAAATCCAAAAAGCTATAAAAAAAGCAAATAAAATTTTAGGTGAAAATATTTTCTCAAATCCACTTGTACCAGATACTGCTTTTTCTCCAAATAATAGAAAAAACTACAAATATTTTATAGCTATGTATCATGAT from the Aliarcobacter cryaerophilus ATCC 43158 genome contains:
- a CDS encoding pyridoxine 5'-phosphate synthase — protein: MLLGVNIDHIATLREARKINDPNPLDAISICKISGADQITIHLREDRRHIHDLDAKAIIEQSALPVNLECSINSDIIDIVCSLKPYRVTLVPENREEVTTEGGLDLENNFQKISRTIEQLKSNDIEVSLFIDPTLKSIELSNMLGASWVELHTGTFANIYAMLNTNLKHTQHSIKELELPKERLKEKLEYSLEKINNSSSYAVNLGLKVAAGHGLNYQNVKNICEIKDIIELNIGQSIIARSVFTGLSSAIVEMKNLISK
- the pdxA gene encoding 4-hydroxythreonine-4-phosphate dehydrogenase, which produces MTTLPKIAISIGDLNGIGVEIALKSHDIIKKICQPIYCINRQMLEQASMLLKSEIPDDFMIHETFGDFEITPSKTTKEAGIFSYLSFMDAINLANIKSVNAICTLPINKESWGKAKLKYKGHTEVLRDFYNKDAIMMLGCEKMYVALFTEHIALKNVAKSIKTKKLINFFKNFQSCTNAKKVAVLALNPHAGDGGVLGKEEKKIQKAIKKANKILGENIFSNPLVPDTAFSPNNRKNYKYFIAMYHDQGLAPLKALYFDESINVSLNLPIIRTSVDHGTAFDIAYKNKNPNTKSYINAIKEAIILSKK